The following coding sequences lie in one Arachis stenosperma cultivar V10309 chromosome 5, arast.V10309.gnm1.PFL2, whole genome shotgun sequence genomic window:
- the LOC130983061 gene encoding receptor-like serine/threonine-protein kinase At4g25390: protein MPSRQLLPHRRHHHHRSILLPLITATAASLLLLVLFLLFLRRRKRTSPSTTSTAGDDSKPPHRLSYTLLRRATNSFSSPLGHGGFGTVFSGTLPPPARTPVAVKLMDPTTTSQQGEREFHNELFFASVLRQSPHVVAAVGFSSDPKRRRFLLVYDLMVNGNLQDALLHRKCPELMQWNKRFSVALDIAKGVLFLHSCDPPVIHSDIKPSNILLDAEFNARIGDFGLARLKSDPNLDVLDGGGDFEKKKEGFLECDGGGVVVAVDDCETESVNTGCYFEEGSLGVDQSPECFVKVPNLETSPETSGAGVSASPEMAITLAGAASLSPGFDKASSAQSEKGVKKNGKGMRSNSVRDWWWKQDNEEVAASGSGSNPVGESKTVKDYVMEWIGRDVDKERPKGEWVGEGGQLGKQEKKKMKKSRKHQLEWWESMEEEKFDDVLKKEKRRPAREWWKEEYGEELEKKKKKKKKRKGLNSDDDDGNGSEWWVSDDVLYGDRNLKKAKSKSRNNRGGTDWWLEGLSGDLWRTRRNSFDSASGEIPKSGGVSSTPSMRGTVCYVAPEYGYSGDVSEKCDVYSFGVLLLVIISGRRPLQVNGSPLSEFHRANLLSWARHCARNGKLVELVDQSIQSLDKDQALLCIKVALLCVLKSPARRPSMKEVVGMLSGELEPPQLPIEYSPSTPSRFPFKTRKKGR from the coding sequence ATGCCCTCCCGCCAACTCCTCCCTCACCgccgccaccaccaccaccgcAGTATCCTTCTCCCACTTATCACTGCCACCGCCGCCTCCCTCCTTCTCCTCgttctcttcctcctcttcctccgCCGTCGCAAGCGCACCTCCCCGTCCACCACCTCCACCGCCGGAGACGACTCCAAGCCCCCCCACCGTCTCTCCTACACCCTCCTTCGCCGTGCCACCAACTCCTTTTCTTCCCCACTGGGCCATGGTGGCTTCGGCACCGTCTTCTCCGGCACCCTCCCTCCTCCGGCGAGAACCCCCGTCGCAGTGAAGCTCATGGACCCCACAACAACCTCGCAGCAAGGCGAGCGCGAGTTTCACAACGAGCTCTTCTTCGCCTCCGTGCTCCGCCAATCTCCCCACGTCGTCGCCGCCGTGGGATTCTCATCGGACCCAAAACGGCGCCGTTTCCTCCTCGTCTACGACCTCATGGTAAACGGAAATCTCCAAGACGCTTTATTGCATAGAAAGTGCCCTGAACTCATGCAGTGGAACAAGCGCTTCTCTGTTGCGTTGGACATAGCAAAAGGTGTTCTTTTCCTTCATAGTTGTGACCCCCCTGTGATTCATAGTGATATTAAGCCCAGTAATATTCTCCTCGATGCTGAATTCAATGCCAGAATTGGGGATTTTGGACTTGCCCGTTTGAAATCGGATCCCAATTTGGATGTTTTGGATGGTGGGGGTGATTTTGAGAAGAAAAAGGAGGGGTTTTTGGAGTGTGATGGTGGTGGGGTTGTTGTTGCCGTGGATGATTGTGAAACGGAAAGTGTGAACACTGGTTGTTACTTTGAGGAGGGTAGTTTGGGTGTGGATCAATCTCCTGAGTGTTTTGTTAAGGTGCCCAACTTGGAGACCTCGCCGGAGACTAGTGGGGCTGGTGTGTCGGCCTCACCGGAGATGGCAATAACATTGGCGGGGGCGGCGTCTCTGTCACCAGGGTTTGACAAGGCTAGCAGTGCTCAGAGTGAGAAGGGTGTTAAGAAGAATGGGAAAGGGATGAGGAGTAATTCAGTGAGGGATTGGTGGTGGAAGCAGGACAATGAGGAGGTTGCAGCCTCAGGATCAGGATCAAATCCTGTTGGGGAGAGTAAGACGGTGAAGGATTATGTGATGGAGTGGATTGGGAGGGATGTTGATAAGGAAAGGCCAAAGGGCGAATGGGTTGGAGAAGGTGGGCAATTGGGGaagcaagagaagaagaaaatgaagaagagtaGGAAGCACCAATTGGAATGGTGGGAATCAATGGAGGAGGAGAAGTTTGATGATGTTttaaagaaggagaagaggagGCCAGCGAGAGAGTGGTGGAAGGAGGAGTACGGTGAAGAGCtcgaaaagaagaagaagaagaagaaaaagaggaagggATTGAACagcgatgatgatgatggcaaTGGGAGTGAGTGGTGGGTGAGCGACGATGTTTTGTATGGGGATAGGAATTTGAAGAAGGCCAAGAGCAAGAGCAGGAATAACCGTGGAGGCACAGATTGGTGGTTGGAGGGGCTAAGTGGCGACTTATGGAGAACTCGCCGGAACAGCTTCGATTCGGCTAGTGGAGAAATTCCAAAGAGTGGTGGTGTGAGTAGTACTCCAAGCATGAGGGGAACCGTTTGTTATGTTGCTCCGGAGTATGGCTACAGCGGAGATGTCTCTGAGAAGTGTGATGTATATAGTTTTGGTGTCTTGTTGCTAGTTATCATTTCAGGGAGGCGACCCCTTCAGGTGAACGGTTCGCCATTGTCCGAGTTTCACCGTGCAAATCTGTTGTCTTGGGCGCGACATTGCGCTAGAAATGGGAAGCTCGTCGAGCTGGTTGATCAGTCTATTCAGTCATTAGATAAGGATCAGGCTCTTCTGTGTATCAAGGTGGCTTTGCTTTGTGTGCTTAAGTCCCCTGCTCGCCGCCCTTCGATGAAAGAGGTTGTGGGAATGCTTTCCGGGGAGTTGGAGCCACCCCAATTGCCCATTGAATACTCGCCTTCGACCCCTTCTCGATTCCCATTCAAGACCCGGAAGAAAGGCCGGTGA